CGTTGCGGATTTTGATTGTTCCTTGGTTGGTTTTGGTGATCATTCTAGAGAGAAGTTTGGTGGCGGAGAGTTTGTTGATGGGTGAAAAGTGGTTGGTGAGGAATTTTTTTAGAGCTTCTGTTTCATCGACGTAGCTACACTCGGACGATTCTAGTTGAAACGATTGTTCGAACAAATACCGTAGTCTGGTGCAGATCTCTTCCTGATTTAAGATCACAAAATACAGAAACATGTCTAGCAGTATCactttttcaactatttctggATAGATGGCAGCAATGAAGAGGCAAATATGGCCGCCAGCGCTGTGAGACATCAGAGTGCATCTGGTCCATTTCAAGTCGGTGATTAGTACTTGGCAAACGTCCCTGAGACATGAGAAGAAGTCGAGTGACACCCCGGCGGGGTAAGGGGAGGAGCGACCGTGGCCGGGCAAATCCAAGCAGACGAAGAAGGATGTGGTGGAAAGAGAGGGGATGAGATGATCGAACGTAGCTGCGTTGTCGTGGAAGCCATGAATCGCTAGAACTGGCGAGTTTGACGGGTTTCCCCATGCTTTTCCTGTTTACAAAATTacagaggaatttgaaattaaattattattcaatacagagtggttgaaaaagtttctaatatttaggcctggttgcacaaacgTCTGTTAACTCTTagtgccggtttccgagctcgggattcagctaagttctagcatagagaaacaatagcgtaacaatgctatcgtttctctatggttctagactttaaacagctggagtcagaaaattgactttccgaaacggggtgtagtcgcagtcattgtcaaagtcacgtttgaattaaatttcgaaaaactagaaaatttaacacaaaataaaataaagagaaaatagtgtgaaatttcagctattttgaattatttaggaatgtttaatttcgtcaaggaaaaacgtttccaattatagaaatgagaaaataaaaacggCGACTAatgtcataaaaactgcgactacgccccgtttttgAAAGTCAAtgttctgactccagctgtttaattAAACTCTAGAACTAAATCCTGATCTCGGAAACCGGCACTAAGTGCTGTTTGCACAGTGATAGTGTAAacgaaatttcattttaaactggattaacttaatatcaagtctcgttcgtTATAATGTGGTTGATTTTGAGCCCCCAGCTGATTAAATGTGGTTTAAGCCAATGTACCtcgaatgtattctaggtaccttggtttaagctttgactgtgcaaacggttttaagctgggtttacaccaaagttactaacaaaatgttaataacttgatccttatagattctattagattgaacatatcttatcatacacatgatgaacatatgagTGTTtgttgtcaagttccgttcaatctaatagaatctataaggacagaaaaataaaaattttgaacttgacaaacacataatgttcatcatgattgtataattatgataagatatctcttttctgtatagggctactttgtaatataaatataagaaaataaaaatctcagtacccttttttgaaatattttatcactaacatatgaattttgaatacactaacatatgatcaaaataagaatcttccagtagtattaaatttatttacttcatatcacttgaaaatggcataaataatgtccgaaacatgtagtgataaaatatttcaaaaaagggtactgagatttttattttctttatatttatgataagatatgttcaatcttatataatctataaggattaagttattaactttggtgtaaacgcagcttagtcttattgtattttgtttttggaaaataaataagttCAATTCGATCCTGATTAAATGCCACttgaaccaatgagagaaggcttatttttcagtttatttatttttaattatctattttcagttttatttagcattctctctcattattgttcaaattttaattaaatagtTTCTAGTACTAGATCTGATCATATTCACTATTCATATTGAAGGCTttatatagtttatatttatgcaGAGCTCTgctgttttatttttcttattatatttgtttGACATTGTATCCATACTGATCAAGAGATTAAATAATGCatatggaacatgaacgacTCTACTCTGTATTAACTCAGGGGTtgtttaaaacaatattattccactattttcagttatactttacattttgtaatatattgtaatgtattttttggaagaataaatttcaattttctaaaaagtctgcttctctgattggctctcgtggcatGTAATCGGGATTaagtttttgtgcaaccggggtttattgttttaaatgaaattaCCATGCTTATTTGtgtgtttcaaaataattttcaattgtatttgaggTTGTTAGGCTACACAAAATTTGCTTTTTACAATGACCTTAAACTACTTTGATTCGTGTTTCCTTGCTTTCTGAGTTCATTCTTCATTGTGGTagcaaaaatgatgaaatgttCAGCCCGGAAATGATTTGTAACCGAGTTATGCATACAGAGTAAGATATTTCGTCCAAAATCCAGTACCTACCTACTGAACTTTGAGTAAAAGACTTTTTGGAATCCTGGGAAAATGAATTGCTGAGATACTTGAAGGTTGATTCTCATGATTATCGAATGTCTgagctttttatttttataaatattcttcCTTCTATTCGGAAGTAGGTACTGGAATGTAAGTAGTAAGTAGAATGTAAGTAGGTGTTGGAATGAGGTATTCATAGAATTCCACTTTTTTAGTAGTTTTACTAAAagaaaagtttttcttttttagtaaatttcactattttttttagtaactattatATTTCTTTAATTGACTTTTACCTTAGGAATGAATCTATGCAAATTCAGTGGGGGTCTGGTAGAAAAAATTATTACTGCTAAACAAAAACCATAACAAATCTATAGTTATTCAcaaaaactatgaaaattcattatgaaattattgaaaaataaattttttgcttaatggaatataattaatcattttaaacaagGGTGAGCAATtactattacatcaataaacctgtataagctaccgtctttagaaggcattgacatgacagaggatcggcaacgttgttcttctatctttcttaactgccattataacgtggacctcactatagaggcaCCCTTCAGATAGATTCATCTCATTACTTGAATAAGTTTTTTGAACTTTTAGACATTATAGATCAGAACAAAATTTTAGGCTTCATAATATAATCCTATATTCTTTTCac
The genomic region above belongs to Nilaparvata lugens isolate BPH chromosome 5, ASM1435652v1, whole genome shotgun sequence and contains:
- the LOC120351494 gene encoding serine hydrolase-like protein — translated: MESVELQFKTSWGIIAGKAWGNPSNSPVLAIHGFHDNAATFDHLIPSLSTTSFFVCLDLPGHGRSSPYPAGVSLDFFSCLRDVCQVLITDLKWTRCTLMSHSAGGHICLFIAAIYPEIVEKVILLDMFLYFVILNQEEICTRLRYLFEQSFQLESSECSYVDETEALKKFLTNHFSPINKLSATKLLSRMITKTNQGTIKIRNDRRRDLLPLPILTLDLHLAVINHIRAEILAITFKETERLLEKEPSNFETTRLLENVLGTRMRRISVEGNHNVHLDYPERIANHITRFIRNEPLCLL